A stretch of the Aegilops tauschii subsp. strangulata cultivar AL8/78 chromosome 4, Aet v6.0, whole genome shotgun sequence genome encodes the following:
- the LOC141022011 gene encoding uncharacterized protein, translated as MGFTREFMEVQAHGNTKLHVIITNDLHKATTTIEQYERHLQFGRHKIVGVDDHPVLLFQLSAADKNCTKFDNFLADPRYMFVGFSIDGDIEMLGRVGLELAHFVDIQKEWRVPTATKPLDSLRDIAGILVDDVELTNAERSR; from the exons atgggatTCACCAGGGAATTCATGGAGGTGCAGGCCCACGGCAACACAAAGTTGCACGTGATCATCACCAACGACTTGCACAAGGCGACGACCACCATTGAGCAGTACGAGCGACACCTCCAGTTCGGGCGCCACAAGATCGTCGGAGTTGAT GATCATCCGGTGCTGCTCTTCCAACTGAGCGCGGCCGACAAGAACTGCACCAAGTTCGACAATTTCCTCGCGGACCCCAGGTACATGTTTGTTGGCTTCTCCATCGACGGCGACATAGAGATGCTCGGCCGTGTCGGACTGGAGCTCGCCCACTTCGTCGACATCCAGAAGGAATGGAGGGTGCCTACAGCTACCAAGCCTCTGGACTCCCTTAGGGACATCGCGGGCATCCTTGTCGACGACGTAGAGCTCACCAACGCAGAACGCAGCCGCTAG
- the LOC141021567 gene encoding uncharacterized protein has protein sequence MGFIKEFMEVHAHGNTKLHVIHTNDLHKAATTIEQYERHLEFERHKIVGVDVEYTNDVGEDQKPALVQLSVGKDHPVLLFQLSAADKNCTRFDNFLTDPRYTFAGFSIDGDIEMLGRVGLEIAHFVDIQKEWRVPTTTKPLDSLGDVSGIIVDDYYNNMKKKLTNAEHQRWARMPLSMRHIEYAAKDAYAAYEIWSRLTIIQEGLRRAKLEKEQTRKRSRSWGDYDY, from the coding sequence ATGGGATTCATCAAGGAATTCATGGAGGTGCATGCCCACGGCAACACCAAGTTGCACGTGATCCACACCAACGACTTGCACAAGGCGGCGACCACCATCGAGCAGTACGAGCGACACCTCGAATTCGAGCGCCACAAGATTGTCGGAGTTGATGTGGAGTACACCAACGACGTTGGCGAAGATCAGAAACCAGCCCTCGTCCAGCTCTCCGTCGGCAAGGATCATCCGGTGTTGCTCTTCCAACTGAGCGCCGCCGACAAGAACTGCACCAGGTTCGACAACTTCCTCACCGACCCCAGATACACGTTTGCTGGCTTCTCCATCGACGGCGACATAGAGATGCTCGGGCGCGTCGGACTAGAGATCGCCCACTTCGTCGACATCCAGAAGGAAtggagggtgcctactactacgaaGCCTCTGGACTCCCTTGGGGATGTCTCAGGCATCATTGTCGACGACTACTACAACAACATGAAGAAGAAGCTCACCAACGCAGAGCACCAGCGCTGGGCGCGCATGCCCCTGTCCATGAGGCACATCGAGTACGCGGCAAAAGATGCTTACGCTGCGTACGAGATATGGAGCCGCCTCACCATCATCCAGGAAGGCCTCCGCCGGGCAAAACTCGAGAAGGAGCAGACCAGGAAGCGCTCAAGGTCTTGGGGCGACTATGACTACTGA